ATGTTACTATATTTTCTCAAGAATTTTCAACAATCCTTCGTAGAAGTACAATGTATAACGGTAATGTTACAGTAGCACATATATCGGTCGACCATTTctagacaatttttttttctcacgtTAATTAGTTCTTTCAGTTTTGTTGTCGATTAATATTTCTTTTTGGAATATCAGGGTTATAGTCAAACTAAGTTTGAGTCAGTTACCTTCTTGAGATGTTTTGGTACCCCAATTCATGATTTGATCGTTTTATTTGATTTCTTGCTTCCATGTTCAGGTAAgtttcttttgtgttttttgGGGTATGGTTTTTATGTTGTTCAGATGCTATAGATTTCTTCTATGCAGATTAATTGAGTAGGCATTAATGACTGTGAGAACTTTCCATGTGACGGATGATTTATTGAACTTTATTGTTTCCAAGAGTTGGACAAAAACGTAAATGTGAaagatagtttttttttttttttgttggttaaCAAAAGACATGTGAAAAGTTTTTGTAATATGATATATGCGGGGTAAAAAGATATTTAAAATGTAAAAAGCTAATTAAACAACATAGttagaattttatatttatagttttttttttcaaataatgtgATTAATTTCCAAAAAGAATCGTCTTGTTCAATTTATTGCCGGCAAAGGATTGTTCCCTTAGTGTTGAAGTGGAGTTTTTGTCCTACAATTGTCTTCGGTTTACATGAAAGCAGGGGTGGGCAAAAAATCCGATTCGATCGGAAACCCGACTAACCCGATTCGTTCCGATCCGAAAAATAGGATATCAGATCCGATTTTTCTTAGCGGGGCAGATGCAGGTTGGGTACCCGCAAAAACGAATATGGATACGGATACGGATCAGCAAAATAAAACCTGCTGGTACCCGACCTGCAaggtatattatataaatattaaaaaaataagggttcattatataattttataatttttaatcctAAGTGTAAGTAAAGTGGTTTACAACCTCATATTTTAATCTCATATGATCCACCTCTCCTTATCTtgtctaaaaaaaatgaatattctTGGTGAAACTTGAAccaaatgaataaaacaaagaaaaatttgtgaaactctATCACAAAAATTGTTTATCCCTTtcatcctttttcatttttattctacTTCCATCGATCTTTCCTGCAAATTTTTCAccaattcaatcaaaaatttGTGTTTGGAGTTCCAATTTCTGTTAGCTAGATAATTAAAACATTTgtgtctttcatttatttatttattttattgcaattGTGTCGCTTAAATTTGTCTCCTTTATTTTAGtgcaagaaatttatttttctttttcatcacctttaatgcaacaaggtctattccaaagatgtaagaaagttggggaaaatttttcaagattattttggttatacttttttcaaaaattattagtTCTGTTCAATTCTTTTCCAGCCTTGATTCCACAATCGACTAATTTTGGATGCAATCTTGTACCATAATATCCTTAAGGAAGTTGGAAAAGTTGTCATATACTTATTATCCTTGTGTTTGTTATGTTGTAAAAGGATGAAATGCGTGAGAATggtgatgtactcaaaattatcataaaatttCGTTTTATCCTTGTGTTTGTTATACTTGGAAAAGTTGGAAAAGTTGCCATATACTACTTATTATCCTTGTGTTTGTTATGTTGTAGAAGGATGAAATGCGTGAGAATggtgatgtactcaaaattttcataaaatttaGTTTTATctattagatattataattctaatatgtactaaatttatgaaataggtttgattattggatgaaatgtgtgagaatggtgatgtatGGATTTTGATTATAATATCTCTACCAATGTTAATTGAAAAGCatacttttttttattggaaaatatgttgatattaagtgaaaaatatttttttattggaaaatagttttttttaggGGCGTGTATCCTATGACCCGCCCCTTTTTTTTCGGGTACTCGAATAGCGGGTACCCGAAAACATTAAGAGCGGGTTAGGATCGCAAAATGGCTGATCCGATATTTTAGAGTCGGGTCAGCCAAATCTTGTTAGGGGCGGGTATCCGACTCGTGCCCACCCCTAAATGAAAGTTGAGAATCTTGCAAAAATTGTAGGATTTTGCAGATAATTCTTATGTGCTCACATGGATTTTGAAGCTAACTTCAAATAACCATAACATCTTATTTTTAGTCAAAAGGGTTTTGCAGAGTCATTAGCaggaaaaatgatttttatttttcttcactttcttgtACATTGGTTTCCCGTCCAAATTAACTTTCTTGTTTTGTAACTTCTTGTTAATTTTTGCCCCAGTTAGAGCAAAAGCAAGAATGaatgttatttttttccttAGAAATTAAGCAGCTGAATGACATGTGCAGAGGTCGAATGATGTCAAACGCAAATTTTTATCTAAACAAGGTAATGTGAGGTTAATTATTTGGCGAATATGGtaatttttcttgtttgtttcttGTGTGCCATTTGTCCTAAATATCAATTAAAGcttcaaaacattttttttttctttcttttcttttagagtaaatcttatatacacagACAGTGCATACATTATTATTGTTAAATTCATGATGCATgtgtaaaaattgaatttcaaattcaaattttgcatagttatcattcatttaAAACTGACAGTGAATATACTGTCGGGATATTAATCCTTTCTTTTATGGGTTGAGAATCCTGTGATCCTTCAATGTCTTCGTCAGCTAACCAACTTTACTAACGTGACTCTTAGTGCATCAAAGCCATTAAGATTCAGATTGGCTCCTTTTTCTTCATGTTTGGGTTTGATAATCAATGAATAGCTGTGTAATAGCAACTCATGCAGAGTACGGACAGCACATACGAATTTATACATTATGTTATTTTTCTCTCGCATGAGATTTGACATAGACGTCAGTTGTTTATACAATACTTCAACTACAAAAAACGACCGAAAAAGCACAAGAATACAGATGCAATAAGCAACACAAACCTAAGAATGACTAATGTTTAAATTTTCGACATAACACACAGAGTAATGTTATTTAAAAGATTGAAAAAGTAGATTAATGAGTTAAATAGTGCATGTAAGTTGAAGATCTAATTTTGcaactttattattattttcacgAATTGATAGATGCTTTACCTTGCTTCATTAGAACATGACACAGGGATATTGTAACTGATGTCTGGCATTGTTGCTCATATTCTTGAAAAGGAACTTGCACAAGAGTAGAAGATCAACTGCTTTCGTCTTACTTTTGTTCATTAAACACCTTATTTATGTACACTACTTTTTAAACAccttacttttgtttttttagtttaaacttttgttttttggcCTGGAATGTTTTATTAAAACCTACTACTGtaatgtatgtatgtatgtatccATTTGTTGCAGCAAGAAGATCAGTGGAAAGGTGgtcaaaaacaaagaaaaaagagatcATATGGGAAGCTATGGGGCAATTTGATGTGATCAGTTTCTTTCTCCaatattgagttttttttttaccttaatACAGGATCTGATTTATCTTTGTACAAGAATAGTACTCCATACATTATGTTTTCGGAGTgaaagaaattaataaaatagaaaaagacagacaaaaaaataaaataaaagaagaagaagaagaaaaggccTAAAAATCCTAGTGTGCTGCTAGCTTCCAGCTTTATGCAAACAAAAACTGCTAACGCAAGCATATCTGTAGCCCCACTCGAAGTCGTATTTATCACACTTATGTTATAAGGGTTATTTAATACGAGCGGCAGAGATGAGATATCTTTTGGGGTTGATGGTTTCACCGCCATTGGATTGGGAAGGCCCTCCAACATTTGCAATAGACacctcatttatttttgtggTTGAGATGAAATATTTCATGAGCTGATCATTGAGCACCATTGGATTACAATAGCCCCCCACAGTTTTTGCCATATTTTCTCCAAAGCCCTCTTCTGGGGGTTTCTGATCAAATCTTCACGAGCTACTTTAATGGAGGATTTGGGATTAAACTTTACAGAGAAGGCAACAAACGGAAAGAGCACCTTTTCAGCCAAAAGCTTGAGGGATAGAGTAAGAGGAGAGGGCTAGTTTTTGATTAGGATAAACATTCTCTAATGTAAGTCACTTTCCTCACAATTATtttctattcattttttttaaattattgtattttagttctttttttattttttttgtcatgtAAATTTGTACTCCTTGATCCACTGTTGTTACTAATCTATCATCAATGATGAGAGTTGAAGAATTTCCCTTTATCTTTCCTTTTCTGTATTCCAAGTTAATTATTTGTTAATATGTTGTGAGTAAGATATTGAGCATCAACAAACAGCTATATGGCAACTCTTTTAATGATTTGGAAGTGAATTGCCGAATCTGATTGgaagaaataattaaaaaaaaacgtAGGATAGTCTTGAATCTAGTTGCTATAATTGTGAACAAATGATCAACGGattaaggtaaaaaaaaaaattttttttgaaaagaaaaagttaaggTAAATCAAGAAACATCCAGTCACAGAAGCCCATGATCAGGCACTTGATCTGGAACCTATATATACTTCCGCTTAGAAAGTGAAAGCCCATTCCCCTTTATCcatcaaaagtttcatttcACTAAATATTACATGCCACAGGACTTTTTAGTCAAGAAATCTCTATATACCAAAATGTTCCTTTTCAAATTggttgaagaaggaaaaaaaacattGCATGTAGTTTCCAAAAGGCAATGTAGAGTAAGTCCAAGAAGTACTTGTTACTATTGTAAGCATAATATTTGCTTCAAACCAACTCAAAATACATATGGAGATAACCAATGCAATATGGTGTCACTAGCGGAAGAACAATAATCAGTAAACAGCTGATTTCTCAtgtgtttatttatttgcatGGAAATCTTACTGTTATGGTTTaaaatatcttcaaaatcaagtggaaaaatGACTAAAAGGGATTTTTCCATCTATGATCAATATCcttttttgtttcaaatgatCCCTTAGATCCTTGATTTTGTCACAGCTAATGTTGCATTCATTTTAGTTTGTGGTACCAGGACTAAATTCAGTGAAACAGACAGATTCTGGAgtcataaaaaggaaaatcattcaaaaattttgtgattttcttTGTGTTTTGAAAAGGAGAAGTAATTGGCAATTTGGCATATATCCCTGAGGTAGGAGAAGTGACAAATTCTATAAATGGGCCAGTTTTAGAAAGTCCCTTAAAAATTTGAGGTTTGGCCCTGTCCCTAGACTGGTAAAGGATTGTTTTTCCGGGATTGGGGATTGACATACATTTTATCATTTCTCCTCTTATTATGGTCAAAGTATTTCTTTAATtgatatctctttttttttcttgactcaCGCATATCTTTCTACTGTGTCATTTCTACCTAATTTGGACTGATTGAGCATAAAGAAGctaaaatgagatgattttcctcttttttggcTGCTCAAAGAAACTCAAGTGATGGCCAGGgataaacaaaaagaaaaaaaaccccaactatggttttttttttaaatttttttttatcattattaAAAGGGCAACCTCAGCTGTGACAGTTGTATATTTGGAGCTGATTCAGGTTTGTTCTTGTACCACCTTAATTTGTTTTAATGCTTATTTTCCCCTTTGAGGCGTTTACTTGTACTTCAACTCTTCGTGTACATGTATGCACACATGCATGCAACAAAGACATGACTATGGAAAGAACTAAGGGGGCTGGAATAAAATCGATAGCTCATTCTCAATTCTTAATACTATAGTAAATTACGAGTGAAATCAATATTATATGGCTCACATCCTGCAAAAAAGAATAATGTCGATACTGTATTACTGGTAATTCAAGAAAACACCTAGTTCTAGCTAGTTGGAAGTTGGCATGGTGCATGCAGAATTAGTCTTCATGGATTCTTCTTCAGAGCGTCTATATACCTCACTTCCATGATGTCATTATTTGAAATGAAGTCAAGAAAACCACTGAAGCTCCCTTCTGCGTAGGACAAAGGATGTTGATCATCCACAAGCAGCGGGGCAGGTCCTACCTTCCTCTCTAAGGCTAAACTATGAAGGCTCGCAATGGAAATACGATCAGTGTCCGAGTTAACCGTAGCGCGGTGGACAAGGCTCTTACATAGACCATTGCTGATTATTTCCATTTGATCTCCTATCTGAATCACCAGGGCTCCTTTCCTGACTGGAACTTGATACCATTTCTTGTCATGGCTCATGATTTCTAGTCCCTGATGATTTTGAAGTATTATAGTCATATAACCGTAGTCCGAGTGTGGTGGCATGCCTAGTACGAGATCTGGTTCAGGACATGTAGGATAGCAGTTCACAGCCATGACTTGGGATCCTTCATCAATGCCCTCATGTAAGTACTTAGGGCTTAGCCCTAAGTTCTCAAATACAACTCCCATCAACTTTCTATGCAATGCATGCACGGCTTGCGTATAGTTTCCCATTTTTTCCCTACAAAATGGCAAAACATGATGTTATGTTATAGGTTAAAGAATTAGGTATTTAATTAGCTTTATTGATGCTTTGCAAAGCTTCTTTCAAGTGGCCCTAAATCTACTTACTTGTAGGTTTTTGGATTTGATGGCCATTGGTCGATCCAAGTTGAAATCGGATGAGAGTAATGTTTGATGAAGTCTCTCCAAAAGAGAACCCTATCCTCAACATGATTCAGACTGGTTCCATATCTAACAGGTTCGCGGATATTGGCTGATGCAAGTGACATCTTCTCTTCGTGTGGCAACTCAAAGAAGTCAGTTGCAGCGTCTAGGGCATCATTCATGACTGAAAGAGGTATCCCATGATTAATGACCTGCAAAACATACGAGTCATTAATTGTTGCATTACCGTGGCATATGCATGCATGCCAATCCTATGCCAATGGAAATTGCTATTCTGCCTAGCTTCTTTTTGTTGCTCAACAGCTTCGAGCTTTTTGCTCCAGGTTTTTGCATTATTGCAAAAACCAGGTAAATATTTCGATGAAACACAGAAATCATGCGGGATCTTAGTTAATGGCAGTGAATGGTGCTACTCATGCATGTCACAAGGAACATGAATTCCTGCATGTTCGTTGCATGACCACTCCAATACGTTATACCATTGAGGTTGGTAAATCATtagcaaaatcaacaaaaatctgaaaatatgaaatatatGTCCGTACATGCATGGTGTTCTCAGAAACTTCTTGTCTTTCTCTTCAGGAAAAATCATGCGATTCTTGTGCATGCAAGAGACAGGATTAACGGCCTATAATGTATACCTGGAAAAATCCTGAGTCCTTGCATGCCAGGCGTACTTCCTCCTTGATTCGAAGCCCATGAATTGGATGGTGTAACGAGGACAGGTCTATAATGGGCGAGACGATGGCAGGATTTGGACAAAGGCCAAGATTAGGGCGCTGCGATGGAGGAAGAACATAGCGTTTGGGAACAGAAGCAGCAGCCCCCATTTGGGAGAGTTTCAAGACGCTAGTGAATGAAGTGGGAGCAGCAGAACTCTCTCGTTTGTCTTCCATGACACTGTCCCTTTCCTATTTTTGTGAATGGCCTCAACTAGGCGGCCTACTTGCTATTTATACAGCTAAAAGTACATCCAGAAATTAACTTTATATTTCCTTGACAATTTGCACAGCCCCTGTACAGTTTCAATGAATTTTGATATAAAAATGATTTGTGCTGACGCCTACATAAAACAACACGAATGGTCTCCACTTTGGAGTCAGCCATCAGTCCACTAATGGCAGATGATATTTGTTTCTCTATGTCATGGTACGCTAGTTAAAGATGCACCTTTTTGGTAGGACATTAATTACAAATACTATACTTTTTGAGTTGCAGAATGCCGTTTACCTAGTCTTGGTTTGAAGAGGATTGTTATTCCAATCCTGGTAAATCCACCTTGTTATGGTTCAAGAGGGatgctatttttctttaaatataaaaaaaagaagaaaaataaatagtgATTTCCTACTTATTCTCTGATAATTCGAACCCGTTATCTCTCAATTATAAATAGAGTAGTAGATCCATAATCTCTTAGTTATAGGTGAGGTATCTTATTAACGAAACCATATTTCCCTCTTGTCCGAGAGGGACGCACTTACTAGCTAGAGAGAGGGTGCAAGTTGATTAAACCAATTCACGTACGTCACAGAAGTGGGAATAAGTTATTCTATTGTGGTTTTTTAATTTGGACCATAAATACATAAGAAAAGCATttctcaaatgaaaaacttaacCAATGGCAATATTGTGAACTTGGTCTATCATTAATTGGGACAGCTCTAGCGTCTGCTCATGCCGAATTGTTGTAGAGAATGGAGCCCGTTACTACATTCACGGCAGCTTTGACGTTGTTAGGGGCAAATCTGTGCATGTCTCCCCTGAATTTCATACTGCCAAATAACGTTGTTAGGTTTTTACCATTCATATACGGTTGGTTACTTGAAGCCAAGTTCTTTCATTTTCAAATCTAGACGATCGATTCTAAGCAACAATTAAACAAGTGATTCCATTTCAAAGTGTTCTCACAGCCTCAAAGGGAAAAAGAGATCTTCAAACTTGAGAGTGTATCTAGCCTAATTAAGAGGGTTGGTTGGTTGCCGTTGGAAAAATACTTCAAAAGAGGACATGCATGTAATATACGTTAGACTTGGGAGCTtatacaataataatattttgaaCGAAAGACTGGCTCTGTGTTTCTTTGGCAGATACTAAATTCAACACGTATGGATAAATTGCATTGAATCTCCTTATCTTTATAGGAATTACTTAGATCTCCCTTCAACTTCTTTGAATTTGCAAAAATTATACGTGTCCATGCAGAATGGCCCTAATTCTCACCTATAAAGTGagtgtttgtttttgttttttggacTTCATTATAACATAGAATTAaattgactaatttacccttatTTACTATGTATAAAGCTATCAACAAAATTAACAAAGATATTTATGTCTTCCACACatacttttcttctttaatacaTATCGAGATATGTTTTATGTTTGATGGTTTGCTTAGCTTTTTGACgtgtttttattaattaataaaaaaaactttCGTGTCATCCTTAGGGATATTGCAATCTCCTTTTCATCAGTCTAATATACCATAAAATtccaagagaaacaaaaaaaaaaaaacatgtaatCCAAGAATAATCGGCGCACGCAATCTTTTTCACGACTATGTGCAGACACGCGAAAGGATGCGAATAAAAACAAATTTCTATTTTAAAGCCGcaaaaataatcataaatatatatttattgaaACCTAAAAGTAATTGTATGTCTTGTAcaacaagtttcttcaacaaAAGCTTATGTGATTCGACTACTGCCAAATTCAAATTTGAGTCAAGCTCGAGAAGGAAAAATGACTCGATTTGACTCTATTTTAAGCACTATATTTTCTCATTTAGACCATACAAGTAGGGTTCCAAAtataaagctaaaattaattatatttatattgaaCTTGGCTTTCTACCCTAACCGTACCAACCCTTGGGGTTCGTTTGGGAGTGGAGGatttggatagaaaagaaagggaaagaagagaaagtttaCTTTTGCTTCATTTGTTAGTTTTAagtaggaaagaaaagaaaggaaatggaagGATGAATAGTTATCAAAATGCTTCCtcccaaatcaaaaggaaatgggaaGAAAGTTTGGAGAAaacttgataattttttttaaaatgcctattttgtccttaaaaaggttttgaacaaatatttaatgATTTCTATGTCCAAAATCATTCCACTAATTctcaaaactcccaaacaacataacaatcgcttctcttctcttctctcataacttaagctttcccttcttttcttttctatcctaaactcccaaactaagccTTGGTTTTTGTGGGCAAGCGATTCATATCTtcttatttcaaaattaattgAATGACATTTGAACAAAACCACGTCGTTTAAGAGAATACTCTTCTGCTATTATGGATCCTGTCCGTATTATATTGGGCTACTAGCCCAATGGACCAATGGTTGGACGGGTAACGTATTAATAAGCAGTTCGATTTTGACAACCTCACTTTCCAGACATAGCAAAAGCTATGCAAGAGGACACGTGTAAACGTACTTGCAAGGAAGACCAATTAATTAAAGGTAATACTATCAACCTCTAACCTGATTAATTATTTGCTTCCCGCAATGATTGGTTAAATTCCGAATCATTTGTTTCGTTGGAATCGTTCTGCTTTGGCAAAACACTCTTGTTTTCTGCTATATGAGTATTATAAGATCTGCTTACCTAATGATCATCATTTAAGTTCTTTCGGTCTTATCATGAAACGTTAGATAATGACGAATACAAGATTGACTTTTCTGCTTCACTATTTCGGTCACAAACAAAACAGACAAAGTCATAGTAAATGAAAATGCCACagctcatttttttttatgtctACAGCAACttcatattgaaatgacaaaacTATTCCTTCTAAGTCCAAATCGTATTCGGACTTGAGAAGGTTAATTTTAGCGTTTTATGCAAAAATGGCTATGAAACTAAAAAATGAAAGGCTAAATAAATATACTTCTGTTTTTAATCATAATTATCTTCATTTCTGTTAAGTTAGAGTTATCTATTATTgggttataaaactaataacattatatatatacacacacaaagATATTGGGTATTGAATTTTTAAGTTTCTCTTATCAAATCCTATCGAGTTACGCGTCGGTAACTTCTAATGATTACCATACCTTAATGAATAAACCCATCGATCATATAATCGAATTAACTATCGGATCAAATAGCCGTAGGTATTGCTTTTATCGTACTCATTGTCATCCCTTCTCTAGTCTGCCCCTCGGACCAAATACATATTCTCCTCAAATGACAAAGTATACCTTTCCCCAAGGCCAGCTAACATGCAATTAATGGATAAATTTAGGCATTCAATTCTTGCTATATACATACACGAATATGATGGATAGTGGCTGAATTCACGACCTGTCATTTTGTAACTATGCCTAACAGAAACAAGatgcaaaaaacaaaaaaaatatacaaaaatgaaaatggtcACATCCTGAATTAAGCAATGAGATATTATGTTTCTCTTATGTAAGCCTGCCCATTGAGCCGTATACATCTATAGACACTCGAAAGTGATTGTCATTCGCCTCTCTTAGCATCATGTTTGTATTCAGAGATACTAATATCTTATTGATTCCCATGTTGCATGCATTGATATTAAGtacaatttttcttaaattgttagACACTATTATATATACTTGTCTTTTCTATGTATTAAAGTTTATTTCGACCCATCATGTATGATGTAAGCCAAGGATATATAGTTTAAGTAGTAGTTGATATGAGAGGGGGCAGTTTGTGACGAGTACAGGACCAGGTCCTAGCTTCTGTATTTCACCAACAAATGCTAATATTAAAGAGTTGTACTACGAAACAAGGCCTAAATTTGCTAGTGGAACTTAAAAAGGTATTACAAGTCTTCtcattttaatttatatttgcTAAGCAAGGTGTTGTTTATGTCACCGACTTATCTTGGTTTGTTGGGAGAGCCAATAAATGCAAGTTGatgcattcttttttttttttttgtaaaatccaCGCCAAAATGacacataaatttttttttttcacataaaaAAGGCAATTAAAAGATTATAATTCgttttttcttgtttggttTACAAGCAACAACgcatatattatattatataagggATAAGAGGGCAAATAACCATCTATATTAGAGGAGTGCGTTTAAAACACCCTATGAATTTTTTTAACGGTGAGTAGCAGGGAAATAAATTTTTATATCttagaaataaattttaatTCTCTCCAAGTAGCCAATTTACTTTTAACAAAAAGATGTTAATTTCCCCTATGCTTCTTTAGCCTGCTAATCAGACCAAGTGCATCCATAGAGGAAAAATTTTGTACTACTTATCTCTTCAAtcataactttcttggttaatttTCATGTAGAATTGAACTCACTTGATCCATTATTTGTACTTTTCAGGAATATAGCAAATCACAAATTTCATCATCCTCTGGAAACAAATTTTCTGCAAAGTAGTTGTTGGCTTTCATCTGATGACGCAAGGTACGTATTTCTTTATCGGGACTGGCATTTGGAGATATATGCGATCAGAAATAGAATTTGATGGATGCATCTAtgcatttgatggttgtactcaTCTGGCTTTGATAACGAGCTCTAAGAGCTTGAGCTGTTAGACACTTAATTACACTCAGAAGCAGAAATTAAAAGTAGAATATTTATTAATTAGGATCAAGGTATTTATTCTTATGCCTGAATAAACACCATTTCCTAGTTTTAAATCTTTGTATCCAAAAAGACAGATAAAACTGTGTTTTTGCAGATGGAAATTATATGGACGAAGGTCTTATTCGATTAATTagctatttcatgcattttggtTGTTGGGACTTGAGATCTTACAACTAAAGTTATCCCTAATCAGGTGACCTTAGGCAATCAAGAACTAAACTTTCAGTCCTCGTAGTAGTTCACCAAAAATTCAATTGGGGTTTATGCCAATTTGGCCCACAAAAGGAGGTCAAAATCTCAATTAGACCCTCCAAACTGAAAAAAGGTTCTATTTGTTCCCTCAAACTTAAAAAGTGTTCCATACAAATTCTAACGTGTAACTACTCAATAAGGGACCTAATTGAATATTAAAAGATGTAAATTCGTACGTTACAATTTTACTTCTGCaaactcttcaatttcttttttcattgtttccctataaagaaaaagaacaagagaaaaaaaaagaacaagaacaacAATTACGGGTATGGAAGTTGGCAATATGACATGGTCACTGCCAATTTAagtgattattatttttttagcaaAATGCATGCTGTAGATTAAATTTTCTAGGTACAACATGATTTTAGCAACGATCAAGGTGACATTTTTGGTGACATATTGTGCAAATCAAATGGTAGTTACACaaaactgaaaaagaaaaaaatggttcCTATTGTTATTACTCTAGTGTTAGAAAGAGATGAAAAATAAAGCAATTTAAATGTTTGagaaaacaaaattagaaaagtACACATTTGTATCTTTTGGTACGGAATTAAACCCCTCATGATTAACCAAATGTTAAAATTTGGATTGAGTTGGATGTTTTTTGAAGGGCCATGCTCaaactttttcaatttaaagtGCCAAAGGACATTTCTGCATACTTTGAAGGGCTAAATTGATATTAACCCTTAATGATTTGGAGAGGAAGTGGACTGTTAGTTCACCAGTTCAAGGGGAATATACACCTCTTGTTGGATTCGGTTTGCAATAATCAGAAATTTAACCACAGGCTATGCAAGTTACAAGCCCAATCCGCGTTCTCCGAGTACAAATGGGCCCAGGCCATCATATAGACACT
This portion of the Coffea arabica cultivar ET-39 chromosome 2e, Coffea Arabica ET-39 HiFi, whole genome shotgun sequence genome encodes:
- the LOC113722755 gene encoding flavanone 3-dioxygenase 3-like — protein: MEDKRESSAAPTSFTSVLKLSQMGAAASVPKRYVLPPSQRPNLGLCPNPAIVSPIIDLSSLHHPIHGLRIKEEVRLACKDSGFFQVINHGIPLSVMNDALDAATDFFELPHEEKMSLASANIREPVRYGTSLNHVEDRVLFWRDFIKHYSHPISTWIDQWPSNPKTYKEKMGNYTQAVHALHRKLMGVVFENLGLSPKYLHEGIDEGSQVMAVNCYPTCPEPDLVLGMPPHSDYGYMTIILQNHQGLEIMSHDKKWYQVPVRKGALVIQIGDQMEIISNGLCKSLVHRATVNSDTDRISIASLHSLALERKVGPAPLLVDDQHPLSYAEGSFSGFLDFISNNDIMEVRYIDALKKNP